ttttttttgagcaagaGTTGATGCAATGTTAAGTTGTCTTTTCAGCTGAGGAATTTTCAAACTATTTTCttgttgatgatatatttgtatGCCTTCTCTAGTTACTGTTTTTCTAGGTTTGGTACCATTGTCAAAAGTtgaaattattttgaatataatacATAGATACAAACACAAAAAGCCATGCTTCTTGTGGAACAATGTTTTTATTTCAATCACGAACTGTACTTTAAATTCACACTCacaaacacaaaattattacaTAACTAGAGAAGGCATGCACAGAACAGAGCACACTGAATAAACAACACCACGAAACTGAAGCTTGGGCTGAACGTTGAAGCATAGTTACCTGAAGGTGTAGAACCATCAGAACCTGGTCATCAGAATGTACCCATATATTAACTCAATAATCACCACTTCACAATAAAAAATGTGTAAGAACCTTAATCAAACAAACCTGAACAAGGATCCGGGGAAAGGGTTGTGAGGATTGTCTGGTTCGAGTAACCAGCATAGGCGCAAGAACGAGGTCCGCAAGAGGTACTAGTCGTGTTACCTAGAAGCAAATTCTCTCCTCCTGGGCATCGTGTAGGCGGGCAAGTTTGCCAGGTCGTAGGCCTAAGCTGAGAAGCTTCACAGCTTAGACTGATCACAAacacacaaaacccaaaaaccaTCATAATCTATCAAAAAAACCAATCTTGTGTCAtgttaaaacaaacaaaaatccaaGATTATGAATCACTTACGTCCAATTTTTTGACGCATCACAAGAGCACCTGATGCAATTGTTTGCAGTGATGGAGTATGATCCGTTAGGCAAAAGCATAGAAGAAGCATCCAACGAGTTGTTCCTTACATAAGAGCTACAGGCTgcaataaaaagttaaaaagttCATGACTTTATCTCAAAAAATCAGAAACCCAATCATCAACTAGTACTAAAACGTCGAACCCAACTAGATTTGTCCAATGAAACAGGTAAAGTCATAGACTTTTCAAGTTCAAACAACAATAGATTTGTCTATTTGGATAGTCAAATGAAACTGCCAGTCACAGACTTTTCAACTTTTTGTTGTAACTGGACGTTgagttaaaaagtaaaaaagaaattaacttTCTTACCAAACTCAGAAACCCAATAATCAATTAGTACTAAAACATCGAACCCAACTAGATTCGTCCAATGAAACAGCTTAAAGTAACAGACTTTTCGAATTCAAACCCAACTAGATTTATCCATCTAGATAGTCAAATGAAACTGGTCTTGTACCTCTGAGAGGGACGTCGAGAGGGTTATCAGCGAGGAGCTGAGCATCGCCGGAGATCCCATTGAGCGTAGCCAGCGTCCCGTTGTCAGTTCCAAACTGAGCAGCGATCGCGCCGAGGGAGCTTCCGGATTTAACCACGTGTGCATAGTGGACAACATCTCGACCGTTCACCTTATCGCAGCTACACGGCAAAGGGATCCACACCCTTTGACCGATCACGATCTCGTTCGCGTTGGGGATCTTGTTCATCTCGCTGATCCTCGGGAAACGAACCAACCCTCCGAACAGCTCGGACGCGATGGCGGAGAGCGTGTCCCCTTGCTTGACGGTGTAAACCGGAACATCGGTGGAGACGCCGGTTCCGTTTGAGCAAGTGCAAGGGATCGGTACGCGCACGACCTGGTTTGGGTTCACGCGCTGAGCGCCTGTGGTGGAGAGCGGGAGGTTGTTGGCTTCGAGGATGGAGCGGAGGTTCTCCACGGCGAAGAGGGTTTTGATGCTGGCGTACGTTGTGGCGTTCTTGGTCGAGTAGCCGACGAGAGAGCGACACGTGCTGTTTGAGTCGCCGGGAGAGCCGCATTTGAAGTTGCCGGTCATTTGGGCGGAGAGGGGGAGGAGGAAGGAGGTGGCGAGGAGAAGAAGGGGGAGGGTAAAACGGGaagtttccatttttgtttgttAGTTGCCGGAGAGTTGTCAGGTGTGTGTCTCTCTCAGACGGATTTGTGTGGTTTAAAAGGACGAGGAAGAGAGTTTGGCCAGAGGAGACTTTTGGAGTTTGACCGTTGACTTTTGAGAGAAGATAAATGAGAACACAAGACTTCCAACAGACTTGCGTTTAGTAGTTTACATTAACACGCCGTGACTTGTCGATAATTTCATAATAATATGATGATTAttgtaatgatatttttttttgtttcggctAATAATGTCATGATAAAGACTATTAGTATACCAAAAGTCTACTAAACACTTCAATGAAAGATTCGAATAGAAGAGGATAGAAAAATGATTTGTGTAAGGTAACGATGGTTTATACTTTGTTGGAATAAATTATGATAACTAATAATTAAatcctttaacaaaaaaatgataactaataATTGGCCACGAGGAAGAAGATGGACTCGAAAACAGCTATACTAAAAACGGAACATCACGAATTCATTTAGGgccattttcattaaactaaaaGGTGGAGTTATTACATGGTGAAGGTGACTGAAGACGAATGGTCAAGTTAATACGGAAAACACCTAAAGAGGAATTAAGGAGCTGCtgcatttacattttttttaattataaaacatgGAATAATTGATGACTTGCAGTTAAAATGCTTCAGCATGCACCTAACTCGTCTACCTTGAAGGTCTGTAAACTGTCTCTCTGATTCTAAGTCCTATGGTTAATGGAGATGTTTAGCAAAATTGTTTGAGTTTGAATTCTGGTTGTCGACACGTGTGCCATAGTATCAAATATATTTCGGTCCACTGACAGGTATACGAAACCAAGACATCCGTATATCATTGTCTCAAAGCTAGGGatgacttgattttttttttttttggaacacggATGATTTGATTAAGCTTCTATTTTTAAGTGTTTCCTGCTCTTCAAGGGTATTTGTTGTGCCACACTTAAAGAGTTTACTTAGAATCAAAATCACGTCTCTCTTTTGAACTGAATATTACGAAAGAAGATTTGTTAAAAGAAGGCAGCGGCTTGTGCCTCCTGATACTTCTACCTTGTAGCTGTATACAATGTCTGATTAGTGCTATATATGATCAATTAGTGGAGATAGTCTAACTGATAGTTCTAGTGTAATGCTGCTTTAATTTCAGAGGTTGTGCGAAAGCTAGTGTAATGCGGATTTTCCTTGGGGTTAGCTTGAATCTAACAGGGAGGTACTGTCGCCTCAACAGGTTTCTTCTTTTAAAAGGCATAAAACAAATCAGAAGGATTATGGAGTAAATTGCATCATGTATAGCATATTACGGTGTATGaaatatttctatgttattataaaaatataattgtttaagtGCATAACACGTAATTCAGATGGCAAGTAATTCTCATattaatcattaaattttaatgaaactCTATCCTAAGTGTGAAACCCTAAACTCTGACTTATTTAACCATAAAAAGTAAACGacaaccaaaaaataaataaatagaaagacAGTAAACTTCGAAATTCTTATGCTATTATTGATTCAGTTACTTCATCTCCGCCAATGAAAATGTATTGTTCTCTTTCATATGCCTCGAAAAAGCAAAATCATCATAGATTATGAGCACCTGCTTATAAGACCTTTCAACATATAGAGGCTTGGAGCAACACGGAGGCAAGCTACAATCAACCTCCTCAGCGCTATTGGTCTCGGCCTCATCATCAATCATGCCAAACAAGTAATCGAGACGTGCCTTATCAGCTTTCTCAATCTCATCAAGTTTCAAAAGATTGTTTTGCTTTCCGTGAACAAGATCTTGACCTTCTATAAATCGGAGCCGTGCAGAAGAAAAAAGAGCTAAGTGATTAGTGAAGAGCAAGAGGACCATGATGCAGATAAAGCTGATTTTACAAGTATTCGCCATTGTGGAAGAGAAACTCGATCAGGGCTTTAGGGCTTTCTTGTTGTTGATGTTCGAAAAAGCTTGTTGTAGATTTAGGTTATGATTGGTGAGAGTCGATTTATCTaagttgtttatatatatacaacctAATTACTCGTTTCCTAGTTTACTTTGGTATTAAAAAGACGGTCGTATATACATACCGGAATAGGATTTTATCTTCTTTTGTTGGATTATTTACATGCACTCTCAAAGACTTATCTAATTTAACTAACTATAGATTTGGTTATggtttctttccttttctaatTTGCTAAAgacataaaaacatataacagtTGTAAGATCggtgagaaaaaaaattgtttcttttaattaaaatagaaaatgttCATAAACAAATTATCATAGTTAcataaaaatttgtttcttttgatTCATAGACTTGGTTTTCAATATTTCCCAAAATATCAGGATTACACTTGGAGAATCTCTCTTAAGAGTGAAAGttgtaaatgtttttatatagtttCATCTCATCATGATGAGATTCAATCGGTTAACCGGAGTAAACCGGTTTAAGAAGAGAAAATTGCATTAGTTCTGCTATACTCTGTTTAGGTCTATTCATGGCGTCTcacctttctttcttctttctcttgttACTCATACATCTCTTCacctattttttcttttgtttctgccTATTAATTTCAGTGGAATTGATTGATTGACACACATATATACCCTTTAAAGCGACTTGTGATACTTAAAAACAGTGTAAATTACAcacacgcaaaaaaaaaaagacatgatGGTCGTGCAAATGATCACATGATGGTGCAAGCGTTGGGATTGTCATCACTGAAGGCAGAGGTGTATTTGACCTCGAAGGAGCTGGCACGAGCAAGCGGGGCCACAAGAGGATCGGCGAGTGCATTGCGAACATAGCCAGGAGGGGCCTTCTTGTCGTAGGCACCAGGTGCGTAAGGGTGGGGCACCACCTCGTAAGGCACGTATGGCCACAGCTCCGCCTTCTTCCCCGTCCGATGCATCACCCGTCGCACCACTTTGTTGGGTTGGACGAATCCCTCGACCGTTAGTTTGCTCTGTTTAGGATCGACCGTGACATTGGTAACTCCTTTCATGCCTTGCACCGACTTCCTCACCCGTCTCTCGCACCCTTCGCAGTCCATCTTCACTTTTATCTCCACCctctttttttgttgttattgtcGACATGGTACACAACACACACTCTTAATTTACTACATCAAAATAAATTGCAAGAGAAAAAGAAGTATGTTATAGAATGAGAAGAGTGCCTGGAACTGCTTGAGCTTTCTGTGGCGGCGTTCCCGGTAACAGAGGTCCACGAAGCCCATCAACGCCGATTAGTTTACCctttttttccttctcttttCAGACCGTCGACTGATCAAGCTAAATCTAGAGTACATATGCATAAGCAGCGAGACAAGGTCGCCACTTTACACGTGGACGAGTGAGGGAATGGGTACGTCACTGCCAGCTGTTTTGTTGTAGAGCTTTCTAGTTGATTTGAGAAAGGTGTGTGAGGAGCAAGCAAACCCAAGCATTTTATCCGCCTATTTGGAGGTGGAACCCTCCTTATCGCCGAGCAGGTTTTGACTTTTGTAATAGTTTTGTGCGGAATTTATTAGGTGGACGAAGCTCGTCTTGTATTAGTTTGATTTcgacattttatttaaaacaagcTTGTAACCGTATCTGATTTTTCATTCATCagtagattttatatattttatttaaaaaaaaaagttttgactTTTGTACACAATGACAACATGGAATTATCAACCAAACATAATAAAAGAAACTAGCGGCGGGTAAAATATCATGATTAGGGCCGGTctaactttatttaaaaaaattatgatgccctacattcaaatacaaatttatacCCACATTCTTCGCATAATTGTTTTTAGTATCCTATATGTACTTATAATACAACTAAAATTGTTGTATAAAATCGAGATGCCTAAACAATCGATTCATTTGCCTATGCCTCGGACTGGGCCTTGCAGGTATCAAGATCCATAGTAGATGTGTATCAGAGTTCAACATGAAACCATTGAACGCAAAGTACAGACTGTGGGAGCCAGTTGAAAAGATGCATGGAACCCTAGATAACAATGCATAATCTCCAACGAGTCGACCAGTTTCTGATATTTGCATCAGACGGACTATGGGAGAAGCTGAGCAACCAGGAGGCATTCAGAACCATCAGAGATGAGAAACACAATCCGAATTTCAATTACAGTCACATTAATTTCATAAAGATGATCAAAGTGAGAATGTTGATgcaggggaaagcaagaaagaGACTTGTGAAAGCGGcaaagaaaagagagatgagATACTCTGATCTCAACCTTGGTTTAAAAAAAAGGCGAAATGTGATTGCACCTCTTCGCATGTTGAGAGAGGCGTGAGAAGGCATTTCGACGACGACATCACTGTGGTTCTTCTCTTCCTGAACACCAATCTTCTCAGCAGAGCCTCTTCTCTCAAAAACCCCTGTGTATTCTACCCGTGGTGGTGGGCATTGCTGCTTTACCCTAGAAACTCTAAAACTAGGTTCCTACCAACTTGtagttattaatatataccaaccaaaaatatgttttgcatcctctgtttttatatatctttttggtTCACTCCTATAGTAAAATGTTAAACATAAGCTACTAACTTGTTGGATACCattaatctttttcttttctttttaatgctCGGACTTGTCAATTTAAAATGTGGTATCTCTCTTCTTAAGTTTCCAAGAGTAGCCTATGGAAACCTATTCCCAAAAATTTCTTCTATAAATGGAATATCAAGCCAAAGCCAAGAATGaatattacataaaaaaagaaaatcaggaTCTCTAAGAGATGAGTCAAGTGACAATGGTTGATGTGTAACctaaataattaagtaacaccAACTAGTAGTGTGTGTATGGGTTTTATATACCTCATTTACAAAGAAGATGAGAGGGGTTTGAATTCAAAGATGTCTTCTGCACAAGGGACAAGAAGCGTGCCCGCGAAGCCACTTGTCGATGCAAGGTAGATGGAACATATGATGGCAATGCGGCAAACTTCTAACAGTCTCTCCCACCTGAAAGTCCTGTATCGTCACCACCagtcaaatatttaatttagatcTTTCCAACCACTTATCATCATCATATTGTACGCTGAAAATTATCATTTACTATTTTAGTTGGGAAAGTGAGGAGAAACCTGAAGGCATACAGAGCAAGAGACCATATCCTCCCCTGAGGTGTTGTCTGTAATTAGAACCTTTGGGATCATGTCGAGAGAATCCCCTGTGAGACCCTTTGAAACGGCAGTGCCGAAGATATCATCTTGGTCTTGGAATTGTGACTCCATAGCTCCCatctgttattattattattattaaaaaaataggatgATGAGAAATAGAGTGAATGATGCATCAAACAAAGGTATAGTTACCTGACTCTGGACAGCACTAAGCATTGCAGGACCAATACGCTCGCGAACAAGCCTCCCGCTCAAAAGGCTAGCAATGACGTCAATCTATATTGGTGGTGATGGAAAATAGGTTGAGAAAAGGAGAAAATCAGAATATTAATgaaaagaaggagatcaagaagaagaggaggtttTTACCAAGTAGAGAAGGCAAGCAATACCAGATTCATCGGATTGCCAGAGGAGGAGGGAAGACTCAAGGACATCGATGGAGAAGACAGCACCAGAAATAGCACCAACGACTGCTCCTCTCATGAAACCGGTTTCTGTTTCTTGGCCGATCAAAGCCCCTGTCAAGGCTCCTAGCAAACTCCCCACTGCAATatcaaccaaaataaaataataaaaaacaatgAATGTATAACGtgttcttcctcctcctcctccttacATTGTTTGATAAATTTCTCTTTGGAAAAtgaataaaacaatatatatatatatattagaagaaAAGGAAGGGGACGGAACCTAGAGcgaagaagaaggtgaagagggCGGAGAAGAGGTTGGCGAGGATGGCGGAAACGGCTGAATGGAAGGAATCTTTGATCCGATGGAGGagtgagagaggagagagatgaTGATAAGAATCCATTTTCTTTGCCAAAGAAGGCCCCGAGAGAGGAATGAAGGAGAGGAGGGAATGACTTTTTtggatttctttctttttaatttgttggcCTTTTGTTAATGGACAAGAGGTGGAGATTAACCAATGAGCAAGGaaccttcttctctctctccgctgactataaatttctttttatcgTTGCACAATCACGCGTTGCGTTAAGCAAGTTACAAGAATAATACTAATCTTCAACAAGAGTGGATTGAATTTTATAAAGGGTGGTTAAGACTTGACTTTTTTTACAATTAAAGGAATGAGGCGAGCACAAGGGCCCACTTCTTCTTCTgacctttttttctttcttggaaaCCCTTttttcctcctcctccgccactCTTTGCTCCCTCTCCTCATTATTGAACATGCTCATTGTCCCCTTTACTCGTCTTTCCAATTACCAAACACTACAACCACGCTTTATTATACTTCTTGTAAGATATGTGAAACACGAACTCCAACcatgtttcatcaacaaaatGCTCTCAATcccatataaaataatttatatttcaacaAACGTATCTCAAGCCGTACAATGCCAacaaccttcttcttcttggatgGACCACTTGTTCCCTTTGATTACAGCACACTCACCTTCCCAAAGTGGACCAAATAACTGATTATCTCAGAATCAACCATACACAAACACAGTATGCCTTCCTCCCATCCCCATTTCAAACATCAATTTACAAACTCATCTACTCACCATGAAGACTAGACGAGTCTAGAGTCGCATCAGGTGTCGTGCTCCAGAAAAGCAATGCACCCCCCATCTTTGGTTCCACCTAGGCACTGCGCTATAGTTTCCCTTGGCTGCAGGAAAACCACCTTCCTCAACATCTGATCTGCCTGATTTCAACTTGAAGACCTTCCCCCATGCTCTTCATATTGTAGTAATTAAGAAAAGGTCAACTAACTGGTATGAATGTAAAATACTACATTCTTTTCTCGATTTCACGGATGGTTTTGTCGCGTCCTCTTGGAAGAAATGTCCCTGAGCTCGTTCGGACCCTATTGAGGAGAAGGACGGGGTAGGTCAGTAAAAGAGAAGAAGTAGGAAGCTTATGAGAATTAACTTGATACAGTACGAGTACTAGACCTGCTATCTGTGCTCTTTCCAGACTTCTGATCGATAACAGTTGACTTCTCCATATGCAATTTAGCTAGGTAGGCTCTATGCATTCTTCCTTGGGCTATCCTGAAaccgaaaataataaatacatgAAAATTAAGCACCCCAAAGAACTAATGGAATCATCACTAATCACTCACCTACTTAGAGAATTCACAACCATAATTTTATTACTTCATGCTTCATATTAAGTTtcgttttgatatttttcataaagattaaaaaaaagtgtGTAATAGACTAATATATCCttatttaatgtataaaatattgaaaatggtttaaataaaagtttattaGTTTTCAAAAGGGTAAACAatgaatttaatatacaaagtTATATTAGAATtgtaaaatgacatttattttgaaacaaaaaaataaacctaaatatattgttcattttcattaaaataaaccttttaaatatttaattaatttcatatttatttagataaatgtatatttcatttttcacttaatatttatataaaatatttgttaatttcgtgtttatttaaaacttaaatgtatatttcattttaaataaaaaaactttttaaatatctaattaattttgtaattataactaaaatcatgtagaattttatattaaatttgtatttaatataacacttttcaattaaaattttgatccttaaccaataatatatttcaattcAGAATTTTGTAtcacataatataaaatatgctatcactacactacaagaaaacagcggtattctgacggacgttccgacggaaaatgaattcctcggaatatactgaggaatttccgaggcaattccgaggaaacacaaaatttggcttcctcggaatttcctcggaatataccgacggaattccgaggaaaattcatttcgtcggaatattccgacggaataccgaggaaaatagtattcctcggaaaaaaccgatgaattccgaggaaatattatagacgttagagagccgttgggggattttaaaaattccgaggaaattccgagggcagaaaggttttcctcggaattgcctcggaatagatcttgtcgatttagggatttgattatacattccttttcctcagaatttcctcggaattttctgaggaaattccgacgaagatagagttttcctcggaattccctcggaaaattccgaggaaaatccgaggaacttggggtttaaaccgaaaacaacgttttacggattgaataacacgtatataaccttcattaagtgtcttaaccatattatgaagtcaaactttggtgttttacccaataacaaacacttttacgattgcatgaacgaaaaccacacaacataagagaaacacttatacactttaacaaacggtaaagggaatacttacaattatttttgaaattttgttatttcatggtttatgatcatctatacaaagaatcctcaatggtatgcattataattgtataagaaatgaaatacggcgaaaataatcgatgttttgaaaccccaaaccctggttcctcagaatttcctcggattttccgaggaaattccgaggaaacctggttcctcggaatttttcatttaaccgggtaaaccaagccgccaaatatttcgcgaaaattgaattaatgattt
This genomic interval from Brassica napus cultivar Da-Ae chromosome A6, Da-Ae, whole genome shotgun sequence contains the following:
- the LOC125575875 gene encoding NEP1-interacting protein-like 1, which encodes MDSYHHLSPLSLLHRIKDSFHSAVSAILANLFSALFTFFFALVGSLLGALTGALIGQETETGFMRGAVVGAISGAVFSIDVLESSLLLWQSDESGIACLLYLIDVIASLLSGRLVRERIGPAMLSAVQSQMGAMESQFQDQDDIFGTAVSKGLTGDSLDMIPKVLITDNTSGEDMVSCSVCLQDFQVGETVRSLPHCHHMFHLPCIDKWLRGHASCPLCRRHL
- the LOC125575874 gene encoding heavy metal-associated isoprenylated plant protein 27-like encodes the protein MGFVDLCYRERRHRKLKQFQRVEIKVKMDCEGCERRVRKSVQGMKGVTNVTVDPKQSKLTVEGFVQPNKVVRRVMHRTGKKAELWPYVPYEVVPHPYAPGAYDKKAPPGYVRNALADPLVAPLARASSFEVKYTSAFSDDNPNACTIM
- the LOC106348346 gene encoding lysM domain-containing GPI-anchored protein 2-like, which codes for METSRFTLPLLLLATSFLLPLSAQMTGNFKCGSPGDSNSTCRSLVGYSTKNATTYASIKTLFAVENLRSILEANNLPLSTTGAQRVNPNQVVRVPIPCTCSNGTGVSTDVPVYTVKQGDTLSAIASELFGGLVRFPRISEMNKIPNANEIVIGQRVWIPLPCSCDKVNGRDVVHYAHVVKSGSSLGAIAAQFGTDNGTLATLNGISGDAQLLADNPLDVPLRACSSYVRNNSLDASSMLLPNGSYSITANNCIRCSCDASKNWTLSCEASQLRPTTWQTCPPTRCPGGENLLLGNTTSTSCGPRSCAYAGYSNQTILTTLSPDPCSGSDGSTPSGNYASTFSPSFSFVVLFIQCALFCACLL